In a single window of the Campylobacter hyointestinalis subsp. lawsonii genome:
- the thrC gene encoding threonine synthase — MIILSTTSSEKSAQVLAEKLLEQRSATCVNLIKGCKSFYVWQGQKAYSNETMLIIKGKYNKVKDILLKYHTYELPEIIALKPKKIEKNYKKWLKQNLKGKNMFIGTRSKDDLVTLSHALLNPSASHGGLYVSQKLPTLDKEFFKWAKDKSYTKIALKIIEKFDFDIPMDTFKKALKRYEKFDKEPVEIKKLDENLYINELWHGPTRAFKDMALQPFGAILKSLAKQNNKKYLIMCATSGDTGPATLQSFSEAKNIQVVCLYPKDGTSEVQRLQMVNADGSNLKVIGINGNFDDAQRALKTLLNDDDFKDELTKLDLNLSAANSVNFGRILFQIIYHIYVCIYITKNKKPIDIIVPSGNFGNALGAYYAKKMGANIAKIKIASNSNNILTELFTNGIYDLRNRTLIQTISPAMDILISSNVERLLFDKFGYKRTKELMDSLVSQKFYELDKEELALLQEDFEADFCTDQECEKFIKKVAKKGKLIDPHTATCFKQVSKNRINVITSTAQWVKFTPSMIKAIKNKESKNELKDMKSLSNEFKSEIPSSILKLFDKKEIHKDIVNTGEIKETILGWLKK; from the coding sequence AACTACTAGAACAAAGATCTGCAACTTGCGTAAATTTAATAAAGGGTTGCAAAAGTTTTTATGTCTGGCAAGGTCAAAAAGCATACTCAAATGAAACTATGCTTATCATAAAAGGAAAATATAACAAAGTAAAGGACATTTTACTAAAATATCATACTTATGAGCTTCCAGAAATTATCGCTCTAAAACCAAAAAAGATAGAAAAAAATTATAAAAAATGGTTAAAACAAAACTTAAAAGGTAAAAATATGTTTATAGGAACAAGATCAAAAGATGACTTAGTCACACTCTCGCACGCTTTACTAAACCCATCTGCATCGCACGGCGGATTATACGTAAGTCAAAAACTTCCGACTTTAGATAAAGAGTTTTTCAAATGGGCAAAAGATAAAAGTTATACGAAAATAGCTCTTAAGATCATAGAAAAATTCGACTTTGATATACCTATGGATACGTTTAAAAAAGCCCTAAAAAGATATGAAAAATTTGACAAAGAACCAGTGGAAATAAAAAAATTAGACGAGAATTTATATATAAATGAGCTTTGGCATGGGCCAACAAGAGCATTTAAAGATATGGCACTTCAGCCTTTTGGAGCTATTTTAAAAAGCTTAGCAAAACAAAACAACAAAAAATATCTCATAATGTGCGCTACTAGCGGAGATACAGGACCTGCAACACTACAAAGCTTTAGCGAAGCAAAAAATATACAAGTAGTTTGTTTGTATCCAAAAGACGGCACTAGCGAGGTTCAAAGACTGCAAATGGTAAATGCAGACGGCTCAAATTTAAAAGTTATCGGTATAAATGGAAACTTTGATGATGCTCAAAGAGCTTTAAAGACGCTACTTAACGATGATGATTTCAAAGACGAACTTACAAAACTAGATCTAAATTTAAGTGCGGCAAATTCCGTAAATTTCGGTAGAATTTTATTTCAAATCATCTATCATATTTATGTTTGCATATATATAACCAAAAATAAAAAGCCTATAGATATCATCGTGCCAAGCGGAAATTTCGGCAATGCTTTAGGTGCGTATTATGCTAAAAAAATGGGTGCAAATATCGCTAAAATCAAAATCGCATCAAACTCAAATAATATCCTAACCGAGCTTTTTACTAATGGAATTTATGATCTTAGAAATAGGACTTTAATACAAACCATAAGCCCTGCTATGGATATCTTGATAAGCTCAAATGTAGAAAGATTATTGTTTGATAAATTTGGATATAAACGCACAAAAGAGCTTATGGACTCTCTTGTGTCACAAAAATTCTACGAGCTTGATAAAGAAGAACTTGCACTTTTACAAGAAGATTTTGAAGCTGATTTTTGTACAGACCAAGAGTGTGAAAAATTTATAAAAAAAGTAGCTAAAAAAGGCAAACTCATCGATCCGCACACGGCTACTTGCTTTAAACAAGTTAGTAAAAACCGCATAAATGTTATAACTTCAACGGCACAATGGGTTAAATTTACTCCAAGTATGATAAAAGCTATCAAAAATAAAGAGAGCAAAAACGAACTTAAAGATATGAAAAGTTTAAGTAACGAATTTAAAAGCGAAATTCCAAGTTCTATCTTAAAACTTTTTGATAAAAAAGAAATTCACAAAGATATAGTAAATACAGGCGAGATAAAAGAAACTATTTTGGGATGGCTAAAAAAATGA
- the kdsB gene encoding 3-deoxy-manno-octulosonate cytidylyltransferase, which yields MIIIPARLASTRFEHKILRKIDGVPMFVKTAMNAKNADSVLVACDDEKVVNIAKNYGLDAVLTSVNHESGTDRINEASAKFKLKDDEIIINVQADEPFFEVENLTKFKNFAKQAIENGSFMASCFKLVKKDDAQNPNLVKVVLDANDNALYFSRSLLPYPRSVCDIFKAHIGIYAYSVANLKEFCTLKTKELENIEKLEQLRALQSGKKIKMMQIQTESIGIDTKEDLEAAALKFGFKID from the coding sequence ATGATAATTATACCTGCTCGCCTTGCTTCAACTCGTTTTGAGCATAAAATTTTAAGAAAAATCGATGGTGTTCCTATGTTTGTAAAAACTGCGATGAATGCCAAAAATGCAGATAGCGTACTGGTGGCTTGCGATGATGAAAAAGTAGTAAATATCGCAAAAAATTACGGCTTAGACGCTGTTTTAACAAGCGTAAATCACGAAAGTGGAACTGATCGTATAAACGAAGCGTCGGCTAAATTTAAACTAAAAGATGACGAAATTATCATAAATGTTCAAGCTGATGAGCCGTTTTTTGAAGTAGAAAATTTAACCAAATTTAAAAACTTTGCAAAACAAGCCATTGAAAATGGATCATTTATGGCTAGCTGTTTTAAACTAGTCAAAAAAGACGATGCCCAAAATCCAAATTTAGTAAAAGTCGTACTTGATGCTAATGACAACGCTCTATATTTTTCACGCTCACTTTTACCATATCCTAGAAGTGTATGCGACATTTTTAAAGCGCATATAGGAATTTATGCATATAGCGTAGCAAATTTAAAAGAGTTTTGCACTCTTAAAACAAAAGAGTTAGAAAATATAGAAAAACTAGAGCAACTGCGCGCTTTGCAAAGTGGCAAAAAAATCAAAATGATGCAAATACAAACAGAGAGTATCGGGATAGATACAAAAGAAGATCTTGAGGCCGCAGCTCTTAAATTTGGCTTTAAAATAGACTAA
- a CDS encoding GGDEF domain-containing protein gives MQRVIESKIYREFIIIYISILFIFSIIYLYYGITFLAFNKITTFVIAIFIYIALHNPKYFQLINIYMQFGVAYNVSCDIITFGWGYGFELYFIGFVLVYYFYIFKNQKPEIMLITIQCLLCLFLYFMTRDKQIIYGDTGFKEAIYILNFIIISCSLLYLHKNLSIVQATKIINLEKNRSNYQKIAEHDFLTGIYNRIPIQEIINQNITLLKNHKIKSMCIILCDLDNFKTINDTFGHIFGDDILKSVSSSLKSSFSKYGELGRWGGEEFLISIKDIDEAYLKEIIDLARIKIENLKPNALNVTATFGALYITDIKPDINLSMLIHDVDQLMYQGKIEGKNRLVFKHYESK, from the coding sequence ATGCAAAGAGTTATTGAAAGTAAAATATATCGTGAATTTATTATCATTTATATTTCTATATTATTTATATTTTCTATTATATATTTATATTACGGGATAACATTTTTAGCATTTAACAAAATCACTACTTTTGTGATTGCAATTTTTATTTATATAGCGCTCCATAATCCAAAATATTTTCAACTCATAAATATTTATATGCAGTTTGGCGTCGCATACAATGTATCTTGCGATATCATCACATTTGGTTGGGGATACGGATTTGAACTGTATTTCATAGGCTTTGTTTTAGTTTATTATTTTTATATATTTAAAAATCAAAAACCAGAGATAATGCTTATAACGATTCAATGCTTATTGTGTCTATTTTTATATTTTATGACTAGAGATAAACAGATAATCTATGGAGATACTGGCTTTAAAGAAGCTATTTATATACTAAATTTTATCATCATAAGCTGTTCGCTTTTATATCTTCATAAAAATTTAAGCATAGTTCAAGCTACAAAGATAATAAATTTAGAAAAAAACAGAAGTAACTACCAAAAGATAGCAGAACACGACTTTTTAACTGGAATTTATAATAGGATTCCTATCCAAGAGATCATAAATCAAAATATTACGCTATTAAAAAATCATAAGATAAAGTCAATGTGTATTATACTTTGCGACCTTGATAATTTTAAAACAATAAACGATACATTTGGGCATATTTTTGGCGATGATATCCTAAAAAGCGTCTCTTCTTCGCTAAAAAGTAGTTTTTCAAAATACGGTGAGCTTGGGCGTTGGGGTGGAGAGGAATTTCTTATTTCTATAAAAGATATAGATGAAGCATATCTAAAAGAGATCATAGATTTAGCAAGGATAAAAATAGAAAATTTAAAACCTAATGCACTAAACGTAACTGCAACTTTTGGAGCTTTGTATATAACTGATATAAAGCCTGATATAAATCTATCAATGCTGATACATGACGTAGATCAGCTTATGTATCAAGGTAAAATAGAAGGTAAAAATAGATTGGTTTTCAAGCATTATGAATCAAAATAA
- a CDS encoding GGDEF domain-containing protein: MNQNNRDNIIKNLQKIIDVFCIMSVVHTLVFFIRAQYDLMILSVFNIFVYMICLYLFRKESINNAFLLLHIQIMIYISICIIKLGWNCGFDLIFIALLSIVYINVFKSIFISYLVASLESVTYVLLYIFTFEERSFHDTHLFLINFAFLIFLMPLLSKTLRIIDIVHFYKLQNEENKFKNMSQTDYLTGLLNKRALTSIINETRYFDMIVAICDIDNFKKINDKYGHNVGDEILKHISEILTQNSAKNDIVSRWGGEEFFIVSFDTKKEIFLDKIEKMRRQAEKIRVNTPNGVVKCTLTFGVSDRSDDKETLIKQADARLYKGKRSTKNCVVSSDDGSTPPRLFR, from the coding sequence ATGAATCAAAATAATAGAGACAATATAATTAAAAATTTACAAAAGATCATAGACGTATTTTGCATAATGTCTGTAGTGCATACACTTGTATTCTTTATAAGAGCTCAGTATGATCTGATGATCTTAAGCGTATTTAACATATTTGTTTATATGATCTGCTTATATCTATTTAGAAAAGAGAGTATAAATAACGCATTTTTGCTATTACATATCCAAATAATGATTTATATATCTATATGTATAATCAAGCTCGGATGGAACTGCGGATTTGATCTTATATTTATAGCGTTACTTTCTATCGTATATATAAACGTCTTTAAAAGCATATTTATATCTTATTTGGTCGCTTCATTAGAATCAGTAACTTACGTGCTACTTTATATTTTTACATTTGAAGAAAGAAGTTTTCATGATACACATCTGTTTTTAATAAATTTTGCATTTTTGATATTTCTTATGCCACTCTTATCCAAAACTCTTAGGATAATAGATATTGTGCATTTTTACAAACTACAAAATGAAGAGAATAAATTTAAAAATATGTCCCAAACCGATTACCTAACAGGGCTTTTAAACAAAAGAGCTTTAACTTCTATTATAAATGAAACTAGATATTTTGATATGATAGTCGCAATCTGTGATATAGATAATTTTAAAAAGATAAACGACAAATACGGACACAACGTAGGCGATGAGATACTAAAGCATATATCAGAGATACTCACGCAAAACTCTGCAAAAAATGACATAGTATCACGCTGGGGTGGAGAGGAATTTTTCATAGTATCATTTGATACAAAAAAAGAGATCTTTTTAGATAAAATTGAAAAAATGAGACGTCAAGCAGAAAAAATACGTGTAAATACACCTAATGGGGTTGTAAAATGTACTTTGACTTTTGGCGTATCTGATAGAAGCGATGATAAAGAAACGCTTATAAAACAAGCCGACGCAAGGCTTTATAAAGGCAAAAGATCCACTAAAAACTGCGTCGTATCAAGCGATGATGGCTCTACCCCCCCCCGTTTATTTCGCTGA
- the dsbD gene encoding protein-disulfide reductase DsbD: MYRFLVLLFLFFSFSFGAVLSVDDAFKINASIDKTQGINLNFKVNESVYLYKDKLKIIVLGNDITEYLNLPNYEKYDGYEIYKGEFDLFVPFGLLSNFTTKNKLTLDLKYQGCSYSGFCYKPMEITYEVSNTDGELKISKTQSSETPVKAAVSDQDKIANSFTNDGKLMTIITFFWYGLLLSLTPCVFPMIPIVSSIIIAKSGEKRSIKTGLWISFVYLFFMSLAYAIAGVLASVFGASIQGLLQIPAVIIGFSIIFVLLSLSMFGLYNIELPKKFQSYISSKSEKKGGILGVAIMGFLSALVVGPCVAAPLAGALLYIANSGDALLGGIALFVMSMGMGIPLLLVGIGSSRLLPKPGFWMDEIKRAFGFLMLGMAVWMLSRVIGDEIGYFLYGVLGIFWAVSLGAFEPASTKGLKFIKAFGLFIFIVSSVLVVNFSINKFAPNLINKNAAIKQDNIEFIKVSNLKELDNILALSDKPVMIDFWASWCVNCKELDEITFMDPKVLLRLKDFTLVKIDVTNGNADDVALMKKYSVFGPPALIFYKNAKELKNKQIVGFIGANEFLEHIKDI; this comes from the coding sequence GTGTATAGGTTTTTAGTTTTGCTATTTTTATTTTTTAGCTTTAGTTTTGGTGCTGTGCTTAGTGTAGATGATGCTTTTAAAATCAATGCAAGTATCGACAAAACTCAAGGTATAAATTTAAATTTTAAAGTCAATGAGAGTGTTTATCTGTATAAAGATAAACTAAAAATTATCGTTTTGGGGAATGATATAACTGAGTATTTAAATTTACCAAATTATGAAAAATATGATGGTTATGAGATATATAAAGGCGAGTTTGATCTGTTTGTGCCATTTGGTTTGCTTTCAAACTTTACTACTAAAAATAAGCTAACTCTAGACCTAAAATATCAAGGCTGTTCTTATAGTGGATTTTGCTATAAACCTATGGAAATTACTTATGAAGTAAGCAACACTGATGGAGAACTAAAAATATCTAAAACACAAAGTTCAGAAACTCCAGTTAAAGCAGCTGTTTCTGATCAAGATAAAATAGCAAATTCATTTACAAACGATGGCAAACTTATGACTATCATAACGTTTTTTTGGTATGGACTTTTGCTATCGCTTACGCCTTGTGTGTTTCCTATGATACCTATCGTTTCAAGTATAATCATCGCAAAAAGTGGCGAGAAAAGATCTATAAAAACCGGGCTTTGGATAAGCTTTGTTTATCTATTTTTTATGTCTTTGGCCTACGCTATCGCAGGTGTTTTGGCAAGTGTATTTGGTGCTAGCATTCAAGGTCTTTTGCAAATCCCTGCTGTTATTATAGGCTTTAGTATTATATTTGTGTTGCTTTCTTTATCTATGTTTGGGCTATATAATATAGAGCTTCCTAAAAAATTTCAAAGCTATATAAGTTCAAAAAGTGAGAAAAAAGGTGGAATTCTTGGTGTGGCTATAATGGGATTTTTATCTGCTCTTGTTGTTGGGCCTTGCGTTGCAGCACCTCTTGCTGGAGCTCTTTTATATATAGCAAATAGCGGAGACGCACTGCTAGGCGGTATCGCTTTGTTTGTTATGAGTATGGGTATGGGCATTCCTCTCTTGCTAGTAGGTATAGGTAGCTCACGCTTGCTTCCAAAGCCTGGATTTTGGATGGATGAGATAAAAAGAGCGTTTGGATTTTTGATGCTAGGTATGGCTGTTTGGATGCTTAGTAGGGTGATAGGAGATGAGATAGGCTATTTTCTTTATGGAGTTTTAGGAATATTTTGGGCAGTAAGTCTTGGTGCGTTTGAGCCAGCTAGCACAAAAGGGCTTAAATTTATAAAAGCTTTTGGACTTTTTATATTTATAGTTTCATCAGTGCTTGTAGTAAATTTCAGCATAAATAAATTCGCTCCAAATTTGATAAATAAAAATGCAGCTATAAAACAAGATAATATAGAATTTATAAAAGTATCAAATTTAAAAGAACTTGATAATATCTTAGCTTTAAGCGATAAGCCAGTAATGATAGACTTTTGGGCTTCTTGGTGTGTGAATTGTAAAGAGCTAGATGAGATAACATTTATGGATCCAAAAGTTTTACTAAGACTAAAAGATTTTACTTTGGTAAAAATAGACGTAACAAATGGCAACGCAGATGATGTTGCTTTGATGAAAAAATACTCTGTTTTTGGACCGCCAGCTCTGATTTTTTACAAAAATGCTAAAGAGTTAAAAAACAAGCAAATAGTCGGATTTATAGGTGCTAATGAGTTTTTAGAACATATAAAAGACATTTGA
- the ppk2 gene encoding polyphosphate kinase 2 yields MEKDDDFVTIKVKKSKIEYEKELRKLQIEFLKFQNHVKEAGLKVLIIIEGRDASGKGGVIKRLTEHLNPRGCRVVALEKPSDVERTQWYFQRYSDHLPSAGEIVIFDRSWYNRAGVEPVMGFCTQEEHKEFLRQVPKFEEMLVSSGILLFKFYFSVSKDEQKKRFKDRKTDPLKQFKLSPVDQKSQELWDQYTIAKYSMLLASNTPYAPWTIIVSDDKKKARLNTFRYLLNKVDYPNKIEAKEIKIEEKIVKSGSTEIKLMEENLKSENLKQMHG; encoded by the coding sequence ATGGAAAAAGATGATGATTTTGTGACCATCAAGGTCAAAAAAAGTAAAATAGAGTATGAAAAAGAGCTTAGAAAACTACAAATAGAATTCTTAAAATTTCAAAACCACGTAAAAGAAGCCGGCTTAAAAGTACTCATTATCATAGAAGGAAGAGATGCTTCAGGAAAAGGCGGAGTTATAAAAAGACTTACTGAACATCTAAATCCTAGAGGCTGTAGAGTCGTCGCTTTGGAAAAACCAAGCGACGTTGAGCGAACTCAGTGGTATTTTCAAAGGTATTCAGATCATCTTCCAAGTGCCGGCGAGATCGTGATATTTGATAGGAGCTGGTATAATCGTGCAGGAGTTGAGCCTGTGATGGGATTTTGTACGCAAGAAGAGCATAAAGAGTTTTTAAGGCAAGTACCTAAATTTGAAGAAATGTTGGTGAGTTCTGGAATTTTACTATTTAAATTCTACTTCTCAGTTTCAAAAGACGAACAAAAAAAACGTTTCAAAGATAGAAAAACAGATCCTTTAAAGCAGTTTAAACTATCTCCAGTAGATCAAAAAAGTCAAGAGCTATGGGATCAATACACAATAGCAAAATACTCGATGCTACTAGCTTCAAATACACCTTACGCACCATGGACTATCATAGTAAGCGACGACAAGAAAAAGGCTAGATTAAATACATTTAGATATCTACTAAACAAAGTCGATTACCCAAATAAGATAGAGGCCAAAGAGATAAAGATCGAGGAAAAAATCGTCAAAAGTGGATCTACTGAGATAAAGCTTATGGAAGAAAATCTAAAAAGTGAAAATTTAAAACAGATGCACGGATGA
- the dnaK gene encoding molecular chaperone DnaK, whose translation MSKVIGIDLGTTNSCVSIYERGESKVIPNKEGKNTTPSVVAFTDKGEILVGDTAKRQAVTNPEKTIFSIKRIMGLMMNEKNAQEAKSRLPYHIVDRNGACAVEIAGKTYTPQEISAKVLMKLKEDAEAFLGESVVDAVITVPAYFNDSQRKATKEAGTIAGLNVLRIINEPTAAALAYGLDKKEAEKIVVYDLGGGTFDVTVLETGDSVVEVLATGGNAFLGGDDFDNRLIDFLVNEFKSETGIDLKSDVMALQRLKEAAENAKKELSSAMETTINLPFITADATGPKHLTKTISRAKFEGMIDDLVSETITKINEVVKDAGISKSDIKEVVMVGGSTRVPLVQEEVKKAFSKELNKSVNPDEVVAIGAAIQGAVIKGDVKDVLLLDVTPLSLGIETLGGVMSKLIEKGTTIPTKKSQTFSTAEDNQSAVTINVLQGEREFAKDNKSLGNFNLEGIMPAPRGVPQIEVTFDIDANGILTVSAKDKASGKAQNITISGSSGLSEEEINKMVNDAEAHKEEDKKRKEAVEARNGADSLAHQTQKSLDELGEKLPNEDRAKIEAALNDLKETLKDENASKEQIDVKVKALSEVSHKLAETMYKEQNTGATSGEQKKKDDDVIDAEVE comes from the coding sequence ATGAGTAAAGTAATAGGAATAGACTTAGGAACAACAAATTCATGCGTAAGCATATATGAAAGAGGCGAAAGCAAAGTTATACCAAACAAAGAGGGTAAAAATACAACTCCTTCAGTAGTAGCTTTTACTGATAAAGGTGAGATTTTAGTAGGCGATACTGCAAAACGTCAAGCAGTAACAAACCCTGAAAAGACTATATTTTCTATAAAAAGAATTATGGGTCTTATGATGAACGAAAAAAACGCACAAGAGGCAAAAAGCCGTCTTCCATACCATATAGTAGATAGAAACGGTGCGTGTGCTGTTGAGATAGCTGGTAAAACATATACTCCACAAGAAATTTCTGCTAAAGTTCTTATGAAACTAAAAGAAGATGCAGAGGCGTTTTTAGGCGAGAGTGTTGTGGATGCCGTTATAACTGTGCCTGCATACTTTAATGATAGCCAAAGAAAAGCTACAAAAGAAGCAGGAACTATAGCAGGGCTAAATGTACTTAGAATCATAAATGAGCCTACAGCCGCAGCTCTTGCTTATGGTCTTGATAAAAAAGAGGCTGAAAAAATCGTAGTTTATGACTTAGGCGGTGGAACATTTGACGTAACTGTGCTTGAAACAGGCGATAGCGTAGTTGAAGTTTTAGCAACAGGCGGTAATGCGTTTTTAGGTGGTGATGACTTTGATAACCGCTTAATTGACTTTTTGGTAAATGAATTTAAAAGCGAAACCGGAATCGATCTAAAAAGTGATGTAATGGCACTTCAAAGGCTAAAAGAAGCTGCTGAAAATGCAAAAAAAGAGCTAAGTAGTGCTATGGAGACAACTATAAATCTTCCGTTTATCACAGCTGATGCGACTGGCCCAAAACACCTTACAAAAACTATTAGCAGAGCTAAATTTGAGGGTATGATAGACGACTTGGTAAGCGAAACTATCACAAAAATCAATGAAGTTGTAAAAGATGCTGGTATAAGTAAAAGCGATATAAAAGAAGTAGTTATGGTAGGTGGTTCGACTCGCGTTCCGCTAGTACAAGAAGAAGTCAAAAAAGCATTTAGTAAAGAGCTAAACAAATCAGTAAATCCTGATGAAGTAGTCGCTATCGGAGCTGCTATACAAGGTGCTGTTATAAAAGGCGACGTAAAAGACGTGCTTTTACTAGATGTTACACCACTTAGCCTAGGTATCGAAACTCTTGGCGGGGTTATGAGTAAATTGATAGAAAAAGGCACTACGATCCCTACTAAAAAGTCTCAAACTTTCTCAACTGCTGAAGACAATCAAAGTGCGGTTACTATTAACGTGCTTCAAGGAGAAAGAGAGTTTGCAAAAGACAATAAAAGCTTAGGTAATTTCAATCTTGAAGGAATTATGCCAGCACCAAGAGGAGTGCCACAAATTGAAGTTACATTTGATATAGATGCAAATGGAATTTTAACAGTTTCAGCAAAAGATAAGGCTAGTGGCAAGGCTCAAAACATCACTATAAGTGGTTCAAGCGGTCTTAGCGAAGAAGAGATAAATAAAATGGTAAATGACGCTGAAGCTCACAAAGAAGAGGATAAAAAGAGAAAAGAAGCCGTAGAAGCTAGAAATGGCGCTGATAGCTTAGCTCATCAAACTCAAAAATCTCTTGATGAGCTTGGTGAGAAACTTCCAAACGAAGATAGAGCTAAAATCGAAGCGGCATTAAATGATCTAAAAGAGACGTTAAAAGATGAAAATGCATCAAAAGAGCAAATTGACGTAAAAGTAAAAGCTTTAAGCGAAGTTAGTCATAAGCTAGCTGAGACTATGTATAAAGAGCAAAATACAGGTGCGACAAGTGGTGAGCAAAAGAAAAAAGATGATGACGTCATAGACGCAGAAGTCGAATAA
- a CDS encoding nucleotide exchange factor GrpE, with protein MKEQIVEDTEIQNDNEEKICDAKDEEIAALKENLIRATADFENIKKRLEREKSEAVKFANESFARDLLPVIDALEIASNLQSGDDEIANKIKDGINLTIEQFKKSFEKYGIKEISTDTEFNPEVHNAINYIETDEVESGKIAAVYQKGYLYNDRVLRPSMVVIAK; from the coding sequence ATAAAAGAGCAGATTGTAGAAGATACGGAGATACAAAACGACAATGAAGAAAAAATTTGCGATGCTAAAGATGAAGAGATAGCGGCTCTTAAAGAGAATTTGATAAGAGCTACTGCGGATTTTGAAAATATCAAAAAACGCTTAGAGAGAGAAAAGAGCGAAGCTGTCAAATTTGCAAATGAGAGTTTTGCAAGAGATCTTCTTCCAGTCATTGATGCTTTGGAGATCGCTTCAAATTTACAAAGTGGAGATGATGAGATAGCAAATAAGATAAAAGATGGTATAAACTTAACTATAGAGCAGTTTAAGAAAAGTTTTGAAAAATATGGAATTAAGGAGATTAGCACCGATACAGAGTTTAATCCAGAAGTTCACAACGCTATAAATTATATAGAAACAGATGAGGTAGAAAGCGGTAAGATAGCTGCTGTCTATCAAAAAGGTTATCTGTATAATGATAGGGTTTTAAGACCATCTATGGTCGTAATTGCCAAGTAA
- a CDS encoding HrcA family transcriptional regulator, with translation MKVDKRDLILESIIQAYLEENEPIGSNELGIRMNVSIPASTIRVYFKKLSDEGAITQLHISGGRIPTFATMKLYWQDRLKFNSPINITNSDVLNFLVYDFGLYCMIFGVSKLVLSEVLNVENRFLILDFVGESIVLKYNPKVEKFLNNIIGISLEDLNKVSMQVGLSELRSKIKELKRNRIYFQENEKVAFEMFKDDRIKSILEPSFEHIFRTNLAFNPVFEPGFMGLKTDVIFEGKSAVMICAGSVYSDYEKFLTSIKEVA, from the coding sequence GTGAAAGTAGATAAAAGAGATTTGATATTAGAGTCTATCATACAAGCTTATCTTGAAGAAAATGAGCCGATTGGCTCAAATGAGCTAGGTATCCGTATGAACGTTAGTATCCCAGCATCAACTATCAGAGTATATTTTAAAAAGCTCAGTGATGAGGGAGCTATAACACAACTTCACATAAGCGGTGGGCGAATTCCTACATTTGCTACTATGAAACTTTATTGGCAAGACAGACTTAAATTTAATAGTCCTATAAATATCACAAATAGCGATGTTTTGAATTTTTTGGTTTATGATTTCGGTCTTTATTGTATGATTTTTGGAGTTAGTAAATTAGTTCTAAGTGAAGTTTTAAATGTGGAAAATAGATTTTTGATTCTTGATTTTGTAGGCGAGAGTATTGTTTTAAAGTATAACCCTAAAGTAGAAAAATTTCTAAATAATATAATAGGCATTAGCCTAGAAGATTTAAACAAAGTTTCTATGCAAGTTGGATTAAGCGAGCTTAGAAGCAAGATAAAAGAGTTAAAAAGAAATCGCATATATTTTCAAGAAAATGAAAAAGTTGCGTTTGAAATGTTTAAAGACGATAGAATAAAAAGCATATTAGAACCATCGTTTGAGCATATTTTTAGAACAAATTTAGCGTTTAATCCAGTGTTTGAGCCTGGTTTTATGGGCTTAAAAACAGATGTGATATTTGAGGGGAAAAGTGCAGTTATGATATGTGCCGGTAGTGTTTATAGTGATTATGAAAAATTTTTAACCAGCATAAAGGAGGTAGCGTGA
- a CDS encoding helix-turn-helix domain-containing protein has protein sequence MAEISNIFNILHNAVESNNLGKKISQAQMAEKLGVSMRTYQDWKLGIAKPQAALAVCKMLCELDDDELIYTVNKLKKVIGDKVG, from the coding sequence ATGGCAGAAATCAGCAACATCTTTAATATTTTACATAACGCTGTTGAAAGTAATAACTTAGGTAAAAAGATATCTCAAGCACAAATGGCAGAGAAACTCGGAGTTTCTATGAGAACATATCAAGATTGGAAGCTAGGTATTGCTAAACCACAAGCAGCTCTTGCTGTGTGTAAAATGCTTTGTGAATTAGATGATGATGAACTAATCTATACAGTAAATAAACTAAAAAAAGTCATAGGGGATAAAGTTGGATAG